The Clavelina lepadiformis chromosome 1, kaClaLepa1.1, whole genome shotgun sequence genome segment tttttaaaaaaatctttctcCTTAAAGCCAATATTTTCCTTCAAACTCAAGGGTAATTAACACTCAATGTAACTCATGTCCTTAAAAAGCACATGTTAACTAAACAAGCATATTAGTAAGTTCAAATGATAGAATTTGCATATTGGGACTCAAACTTCTAAGAAGTTAAATGACCTTCAAAAGTGGAATagtttcaagttttaaaatgagACGATACAAAATCATTATCATCAAGTTTTGGTTGATCAATTGCAACCTTTcctatgaaaaaatttaatcataCAGGCAAGACTGTAAGCAGCACAAATGGTCACCTGCTGTTGCCCTAGCAATGGAGGTGGTGGCATGCCAGCCCCACCAACAAAAGAAACAGGTTTAAATGCACCCTGAGTACGAGTTGCACTAGGCTGGATCATAGATGGAGGTGTGGACCTTGAACTTAAagcattttgacctaaaaataagaaatcaaCTCGATAACAAATCACATTGAATTGAAAACAACAAGTAGTGTAATGCGCCatgtaaacaaataaaaagcattaaaaagcattaaaatgcAATGCAACTAAACCGACATCACGATTTAAGCAATGCAATTGTGCAAGAATATTTATTGTTATCACCTTGCATGTTTGATGCTGGAGAATGCCTCGCTGGAGAACTAGATGGAGGTGGAGTGAAAGATTTTTGCAATGGAGGTTGACCAGCTAACGAGGAAGCCTGTAACACACCACGGACAGACGAGGAATGATCGCCGGAGTCAATCCGAGTTTGATTGCTTCCATGGAGGGGCATTCCCCCACCCATTGACCTTTGTACTGCAGACACGGAAGGCGGTCCTGGCATAGGGGGTTGGGACATAATTTTGAAGTTATCATGAGGGTTGCCAAAATGTTCTCTTGGTGGAAGATTTTGATGAGGATGTTGCGCAGCTTTCTGTCCAGGGAAAACATGACCTTGAGCATGCTCCCCATTTAACTGAGGATTTAAAACTTGCTGCCGATCATCGCCATGTCGGGATTCCCTAAACTCATTTTGATTGGAAGGTGGTGTGCCACGTTGAGGAGGTTGAAATGGATCTAAATGAAAATTAGCTGATAAAATTAAAGGCATAAACAATTAAACagaagcaaaaaaatattaatctaCCATGctcacatattttttcaaaaaaactaaCCTTTGAAACTTATTCAATCACTCATTCTGTTTATTCTTTCTTTTAAGAATAAGATAAAGGCAAGCATTAAAAacttattataaatattttataagaaCTTACCATTCACTTGTTGACCGGCTAAGTTTCCCGTTGGTGCATGATTATAATTAgtttgtgaagtatatggttgATGTTGATTATGATATGCCATTTACATCTGGTTCAAGATTATGTCAAGCAGagaaacaaaaacacatgcaactgaaagaaaaatcctaacaaaaaaaacaaaaacgtaaTCATGAAGCATGGTATTTTTAACACTTTATCTAGTTGGGACATTTGCTACAGTGTGAACCTGACTGCAGAATATGGAAGTTTTCGCTGAAGTCACGGGGCGTGGAAGTAAAATTCTGTTGTGCAGGGAAGCAACCAGTGTGCACTGCAACTCGTGGCACAagcagggctttggagccggagcccgGAGCATGTTCTGCATTTGTGGTAGGCAAGGTGCgaacttttataaaaaaaaacggaAAAAACTATTGCTTTCTTTTTTAGAAAGATTACTCTTCTCCCGGTGTGCAAAGCCATTTTGGCGAAACATCTCGGGTGTGCTCTTGCCATACTCTGGAGTGTGGGTCTGCATTTGATGATTGGGAAGGTAGGCTAGAAATTAATGACATGGCCATTGAGTAAAACCATCTAGAATAATTGAATTACGCACCAAACACAACAATGCTACAGCATAATAAAAGCGTTTCATATTACAATCCATTCATTCACTTTATTTTTCGACTGAAATATGGGGAACGAAAAATTGCACTGGCGCAGGTGGTGGCAACTATGTTCTCTACAGTTTAAATATAACTTTATACTGAGCTTTCCACAAAAACAGGCAAATATGTGCGGTACCCAGCAAGAACTAAATAACTCAGAAACTTCGGCTAGGCCGGCTTACATTTCGTACTCATGAGTACAGGTACTTCTGCAACTGGCTACAACAGTCTGACTGTCAGATTGTGAGAGAACCTATCACACATAAGAAATTACAATCACGCCACAACTTGGTATTGTAATGTGCAGTACTAATTGTTAAAGAATATAGAACAAATATCAATCTTTTTGTCCAAAGAGCAGCCTTGCCTAGCACAAAAACTTCACATGTCTGACTTTTGGACTTCGATGATGACATCGCTTCTGCCTATAAATGTAACGTAAGGTGAAACCAAATGCAGTCACGCGATGGCGTTATGTTGTACACTCATTTGGAGAATGACTCGTCGGAAGTTCAAAGGTCATTTTACTCGAAATCAAACGTGGCAAACGTAACTTTTACAAGTAGTACGTTTCTTAAAAAGTACAATAAAGCAAAGTAATATAAATTAGTATTAAGTTGTCTAGTCAGGCTTAAGTACAACAGTTGCTGTGAATATACAGATAAGATTTGGAAACACTGAAACGTAACAAAGggtattattacgtcatcaaaaACATTTAGGAATCAGTGATGCGTTATAAGATGATTCACATATTACCTGAAAGTTGAGTTCGGGGCTACTGGACTGATCACGTAGATTATTTTGTGAAACATTGGGCTGTCTGTTTTTgaatgttttgtaatttattggCCTCCGACTGTTTGAAACCATACGTATTTCTGTCAGTTCAGCTGAGTTTAATTTAAGGCAGCATTAATTTTTCCTCTACCGATTTGAAAAACGCAACTTGCGTAAACGTCGAGTTGATTACGCA includes the following:
- the LOC143449740 gene encoding uncharacterized protein LOC143449740; the encoded protein is MKIWKFSLKSRGVEVKFCCAGKQPVCTATRGTSRALEPEPGACSAFVKDYSSPGVQSHFGETSRVCSCHTLECGSAFDDWEEQPCLAQKLHMSDFWTSMMTSLLPINVT